A window of the Gossypium arboreum isolate Shixiya-1 chromosome 2, ASM2569848v2, whole genome shotgun sequence genome harbors these coding sequences:
- the LOC108458075 gene encoding uncharacterized protein LOC108458075, with protein MMKGYREDNSCCYFHPKEVVIGVCPLCLNERLLFLASKQAQRSSSSTCKSNHRLIHGVSLKKPPINLPKIFALGSLLNRLEFKHCKSENSDAHDASTSQEDSFISIKFEENGVGSWDKGTVSKVSLEHCSMSWNPIKDANKSVIEHAKPRASLKWRKRIGHLFQLMRWKRSSKVEGLKVMRRKGWWIRSLTKWTKE; from the exons ATGATGAAGGGGTATAGGGAAGACAATTCATGCTGCTATTTCCATCCTAAAGAAGTTGTTATTGGGGTTTGCCCTCTGTGCTTAAATGAGAGGCTTCTTTTCTTAGCTTCAAAGCAGGCCCAACGCTCTTCATCATCCACCTGCAAAAGCAACCATAGATTAATTCATGGTGTCTCACTAAAGAAACCTCCCATTAACCTCCCCAAGATCTTTGCTTTAGGCTCACTTCTCAATCGTCTTGAGTTCAAGCATTGCAAATCTGAAAATTCCGATGCTCATGATGCTTCAACCAGTCAAGAAG ATTCCTTTATCTCAATTAAGTTTGAAGAGAATGGTGTTGGTTCATGGGACAAAGGCACAGTTTCAAAGGTCTCTCTTGAGCATTGCAGTATGTCATGGAACCCCATTAAGGATGCCAATAAGAGTGTGATAGAGCATGCCAAACCACGAGCTTCGCTTAAGTGGCGAAAGCGGATTGGCCACTTATTCCAGCTCATGAGGTGGAAGAGATCCAGCAAGGTAGAAGGACTGAAAGTGATGAGAAGGAAGGGGTGGTGGATAAGGAGTCTGACAAAGTGGACCAAAGAATAA